In Frondihabitans sp. PAMC 28766, a genomic segment contains:
- the phoU gene encoding phosphate signaling complex protein PhoU has protein sequence MREVFQLELQEVQERLVEIATLVAASIENATKAFHDSDVNLAELVIANDDRIDARAVALDELAIDILARQNPVARDLRIVVSALRISASLERMGDFAEHIAQLARYRFPEKVVPKSLRPTFTEMGQLDVQIAQKLITLLTTEDIALAEEIRNDDDRIDELHLSVFDKVLGETWKGAPADTVDATLASRYHERFADHAVSIAKKVAYLATGDWVGADL, from the coding sequence ATGCGCGAGGTATTCCAGCTGGAGCTCCAAGAGGTACAGGAGCGGCTCGTCGAGATCGCGACGCTCGTGGCTGCGTCGATCGAGAACGCCACCAAGGCCTTCCACGATTCCGACGTCAACCTCGCCGAGCTGGTGATCGCCAACGACGACCGCATCGACGCGCGCGCCGTCGCCCTCGACGAGCTCGCCATCGACATCCTGGCCCGACAGAACCCCGTGGCACGCGACCTGCGCATCGTGGTCAGCGCCCTGCGCATCAGCGCCTCGCTCGAGCGCATGGGCGACTTCGCCGAGCACATCGCCCAGCTCGCCCGCTACCGATTCCCCGAGAAGGTCGTGCCGAAGTCGCTGCGCCCCACGTTCACCGAGATGGGCCAGCTCGACGTGCAGATCGCCCAGAAGCTGATCACGCTGCTGACGACGGAGGACATCGCCCTCGCCGAGGAGATCCGCAACGACGACGACCGCATCGACGAGCTGCACCTGAGCGTGTTCGACAAGGTGCTCGGCGAGACCTGGAAGGGCGCCCCGGCCGACACCGTCGACGCCACGCTCGCCAGCCGGTACCACGAGCGCTTCGCCGACCACGCGGTCTCGATCGCCAAGAAGGTGGCCTACCTGGCGACCGGCGACTGGGTCGGCGCCGACCTCTGA
- a CDS encoding cell wall metabolism sensor histidine kinase WalK: MHNPWLVPLSLAFGIVVGAGLVLLVVLAVDRGRRARALSDVSLPDGVGAVLETLDSAGFVVDPSNNVQKASAMALANGLVLGQHVVHPEMVDLIERARDAEHPVEEQLLLARSLRQETDLRMRVRASRLGNRYVIVLAEDHTESHRLEEVRRDFVANISHELKTPIGAVGLLAEALESAADDPDQVRYFAGSLTRESLRLGRLTQDIIELSRLQSADPLDGPELVDVRHVIRSAVERNRVEAEARGIEIVTRGGKHAAVVGDQDMLSVAVHNLVANAVQYSPDGSRIGIGATVTDKGVVEIAVTDQGDGIAESDRERIFERFYRVDPARSRRTGGTGLGLAIVKHIVQNHGGDIRLWSQLGSGSTFTIRLPEASQATVPVRGEAQP, encoded by the coding sequence ATGCACAACCCCTGGCTGGTGCCGCTTTCGCTGGCATTCGGCATCGTCGTCGGCGCGGGCCTCGTGCTCCTCGTCGTCCTGGCGGTCGACCGGGGCCGACGGGCCCGAGCCCTCAGCGACGTCTCACTGCCCGACGGCGTCGGCGCGGTGCTCGAGACTCTCGACTCCGCCGGCTTCGTGGTCGACCCGTCGAACAACGTGCAGAAGGCATCGGCGATGGCGCTCGCGAACGGTCTCGTGCTGGGTCAGCACGTGGTGCACCCCGAGATGGTCGACCTCATCGAGCGTGCCCGCGATGCCGAGCACCCGGTCGAAGAGCAGCTGCTTCTGGCGCGCTCCCTGAGGCAGGAGACCGACCTCAGGATGCGGGTGCGCGCCTCGCGCCTCGGCAACCGCTACGTGATCGTGCTGGCCGAGGATCACACCGAGTCGCATCGGCTCGAAGAGGTGCGGCGCGACTTCGTCGCCAACATCAGCCATGAGCTCAAGACGCCGATCGGGGCTGTCGGCCTGCTCGCCGAGGCTCTCGAATCGGCCGCCGACGACCCCGATCAGGTGCGCTATTTCGCGGGGAGCCTCACCCGCGAGTCCCTGCGCCTCGGCCGCCTCACGCAGGACATCATCGAGCTGTCCCGCCTCCAGTCGGCCGACCCTCTCGACGGCCCCGAACTCGTCGACGTGCGCCACGTGATCCGGTCCGCCGTCGAGCGCAACCGGGTCGAAGCCGAGGCCCGAGGCATCGAGATCGTCACCCGCGGGGGCAAACACGCGGCCGTCGTCGGCGATCAGGACATGCTTTCGGTCGCCGTCCACAACCTCGTCGCCAATGCCGTCCAGTATTCACCGGACGGATCGCGAATCGGCATCGGTGCGACCGTCACCGACAAGGGCGTCGTCGAGATCGCCGTGACCGATCAGGGCGACGGCATCGCCGAGTCCGACCGTGAGCGCATCTTCGAGCGGTTCTACCGCGTCGACCCCGCTCGATCCAGGCGCACGGGTGGCACGGGCTTGGGGCTCGCCATCGTGAAGCACATCGTGCAGAACCACGGCGGCGACATCCGGCTCTGGTCGCAGCTCGGCTCCGGTTCGACTTTCACCATCCGCCTTCCCGAGGCCTCCCAGGCCACGGTCCCCGTCCGAGGAGAAGCACAACCATGA
- a CDS encoding response regulator transcription factor, with the protein MTRILIVEDEESLSEPLAFILEREGYQVAVADDGPKALSSFDRDGADLVLLDLMLPGLPGTEVCRELRSRSQVPIVMLTAKDSEVDIVVGLELGADDYVTKPYSTRELLARIRAVLRRRVDLEELSDAILTAGEISMDVERHVVTVRGRDIAMPLKEFELLELLMRNAGRVLTRGQLIDRVWGSDYFGDTKTLDVHIKRIRSKIEAVPSEPVALVTVRGLGYRIEA; encoded by the coding sequence ATGACCCGAATTCTGATCGTCGAAGACGAGGAGTCCCTGTCCGAGCCTCTCGCGTTCATCCTCGAGCGCGAGGGCTACCAGGTCGCTGTGGCCGACGACGGCCCCAAGGCCCTCTCGTCGTTCGATCGGGACGGCGCCGATCTGGTGCTGCTCGACCTCATGCTGCCGGGGCTACCTGGCACCGAGGTGTGCCGCGAGCTGCGCAGCCGTTCGCAGGTGCCCATCGTGATGTTGACCGCGAAGGACAGCGAGGTGGACATCGTCGTCGGGCTCGAGCTCGGCGCCGACGACTACGTCACGAAGCCGTACTCGACCCGCGAGCTGCTCGCCCGGATCCGGGCCGTGCTGAGGCGCCGCGTTGACCTCGAAGAGCTGAGCGACGCGATCCTGACCGCGGGGGAGATCTCGATGGACGTCGAACGGCATGTCGTGACCGTCCGAGGGCGCGACATCGCCATGCCGCTGAAGGAGTTCGAGCTGCTCGAGCTGTTGATGCGCAATGCCGGCCGGGTGCTGACCCGCGGTCAGCTGATCGACAGGGTGTGGGGCTCCGACTACTTCGGCGACACCAAGACGCTCGACGTGCACATCAAGCGCATCCGCTCGAAGATCGAGGCGGTGCCCTCCGAGCCCGTCGCTCTCGTCACCGTGCGCGGTCTCGGCTACCGCATCGAGGCCTGA
- a CDS encoding CarD family transcriptional regulator, with protein sequence MHFEVGETVVYPHHGAAEITAVKTRVVKGTEKLYLTLKVTQGDLVIEVPAENVDLVGVRDVIGHEAVEKVFEVLRAPFAEEPSNWSRRYKANLEKVASGDVIKVSEVVRDLWRRDNDKGLSAGEKRMLAGARQILVSELALAEHTDEEHAQSVLDEVLAS encoded by the coding sequence ATGCACTTCGAGGTCGGCGAGACCGTCGTCTATCCGCATCACGGTGCGGCCGAGATCACGGCGGTCAAGACGCGTGTCGTCAAAGGCACCGAAAAGCTGTATCTCACGCTCAAGGTGACTCAGGGCGACCTCGTCATCGAGGTCCCCGCCGAGAACGTCGACCTCGTCGGGGTGCGTGACGTCATCGGCCACGAGGCCGTCGAGAAGGTCTTCGAGGTGCTGCGCGCCCCCTTCGCCGAAGAGCCCAGCAACTGGTCGCGCCGCTACAAGGCCAACCTCGAGAAGGTCGCCTCGGGCGACGTCATCAAGGTCTCCGAGGTCGTGCGCGACCTCTGGCGCCGCGACAACGACAAGGGCCTCTCGGCGGGCGAGAAGCGCATGCTCGCGGGCGCCCGCCAGATCCTCGTCTCCGAGCTGGCCCTCGCCGAGCACACCGACGAAGAGCACGCCCAGAGCGTGCTCGACGAGGTCCTCGCATCGTAG
- the ispD gene encoding 2-C-methyl-D-erythritol 4-phosphate cytidylyltransferase: MVVAAGSGSRLAQGRPKAFVEVAGRSILEWSLRGILRSPEPYQIVVVAPEALLGEARALSSTAAGHAARHVTVVAGGETRQQSVARGLEALAPDITTVLVHDTARCFTPAAQFELVAAAVETLGHGIVPGLPVSDTIKRVDEHGAVLDTVDRSELVAMQTPQGFPRAELDAAYASAEVDHTDDAALFAAAGRRVTVVAGSHEAFKITTPWDLQRAELLAGEGAATGAPPALPRVGLGIDVHAFAPADEAAPPLRLGTLDFPGEPGLVGHSDGDAVAHAIVDALLSAAGEGDIGSRFGTSDPQHAGASGVVFLEGARRILDGAGAVIGSVVVQVVGNRPRVAKRRVEMQRELSRILNAPVSVSATTTDGLGFTGRTEGLAVFATAVVTLPAGPPSSHDGAAK; encoded by the coding sequence GTGGTCGTGGCGGCCGGCAGCGGTTCGCGCCTGGCGCAGGGGCGGCCGAAGGCGTTCGTCGAGGTCGCGGGCCGAAGCATCCTCGAGTGGTCTCTCCGTGGCATCCTGCGCTCGCCCGAGCCCTACCAGATCGTCGTCGTCGCGCCCGAGGCCCTGCTCGGCGAGGCGCGGGCGCTCTCGTCGACGGCCGCGGGCCACGCCGCCCGGCACGTGACGGTGGTCGCAGGAGGCGAGACGCGTCAGCAGTCGGTCGCCCGCGGCCTCGAGGCGCTCGCCCCCGACATCACGACCGTGCTGGTGCACGACACCGCTCGCTGCTTCACCCCCGCCGCCCAGTTCGAGCTCGTCGCAGCGGCGGTCGAGACCCTCGGGCACGGCATCGTGCCCGGGCTGCCCGTCAGCGACACGATCAAGCGCGTCGACGAGCACGGTGCCGTGCTCGACACGGTCGACCGCTCCGAGCTGGTCGCGATGCAGACGCCCCAGGGCTTCCCGAGGGCCGAGCTCGACGCGGCCTACGCCTCGGCCGAGGTCGACCACACCGACGACGCCGCGCTGTTCGCCGCAGCCGGTCGCCGCGTGACGGTGGTCGCCGGCTCGCACGAGGCGTTCAAGATCACGACGCCGTGGGATCTCCAGCGGGCCGAGCTGCTGGCGGGGGAGGGAGCCGCTACTGGCGCTCCGCCGGCTCTGCCGCGGGTCGGGCTGGGCATCGACGTGCACGCGTTCGCTCCCGCCGACGAAGCCGCACCGCCGTTGCGCCTCGGCACGCTCGACTTCCCCGGTGAGCCGGGTCTCGTCGGCCACAGCGATGGCGACGCCGTCGCCCACGCGATCGTCGACGCCCTCCTGTCCGCGGCGGGCGAAGGCGACATCGGCTCGCGCTTCGGCACGTCCGACCCACAGCACGCGGGGGCCTCGGGCGTCGTCTTCCTCGAAGGGGCGCGCAGGATCCTCGACGGTGCGGGGGCCGTGATCGGCTCGGTGGTCGTGCAGGTCGTCGGCAACCGCCCGCGTGTGGCGAAGCGTCGGGTCGAGATGCAGCGCGAGCTGTCCCGCATCCTGAACGCCCCCGTCTCGGTGTCGGCGACGACGACCGACGGCCTCGGCTTCACCGGCCGCACGGAGGGCCTCGCCGTCTTCGCGACCGCCGTCGTCACCCTGCCGGCAGGCCCGCCGTCTTCACACGACGGGGCCGCCAAGTAG
- the cysS gene encoding cysteine--tRNA ligase, translating to MTIRLYDSRAQSLVDFAPLVAGRVGLYVCGPTVQSSPHIGHLRSALVYDLWRRWFTYRGLDVTLVRNVTDIDDKILNLASETTEEWWARAYRYELEFTAGYHALGILPPTYEPRATASVTEMQEIIGRLIDNGHAYAAPDVSGDVYFDTQSWPDYGELTHQKLDDMASATDADPRGKRDPRDFALWKGTKEGEPSSASWASPWGAGRPGWHIECSAMSRRYLGSAFDIHGGGLDLRFPHHENELAQSTAAGDAFATHWVHNGLVNIDGQKMSKSLGNSIFASEFLALARPVVIRYYLGAAHYRSTVDYHDGSLDEAEAALDRIETFLERAQRRLSDTRFAGVGARDVPTAFAEAMDDDLNVPQALAVLHDTVRRGNAGLDDDDLDTAAREWQHTLAMVAVLGIDPASPEWRGSDDSSAHTALATLVEKLIEARQSAREAKDFTNADRIRADLAAAGITIEDSSTGSHWSLEQ from the coding sequence GTGACCATTCGCCTCTACGACTCCCGCGCGCAGTCGCTCGTGGACTTCGCACCTCTCGTCGCAGGCCGCGTGGGGCTCTACGTCTGCGGCCCCACCGTCCAATCGTCTCCGCACATCGGCCACCTCCGCTCGGCGCTCGTCTACGACCTGTGGCGGCGCTGGTTCACCTACCGCGGCCTCGACGTCACCCTGGTTCGCAACGTCACCGACATCGACGACAAGATCCTGAACCTCGCCAGCGAGACGACGGAGGAGTGGTGGGCGAGGGCCTACCGCTACGAGCTGGAGTTCACGGCCGGGTATCACGCTCTCGGCATCCTGCCGCCCACCTACGAGCCCCGTGCCACGGCGAGCGTCACCGAGATGCAGGAGATCATCGGTCGCCTGATCGACAACGGCCACGCGTATGCCGCCCCCGATGTTTCCGGCGACGTCTACTTCGACACGCAGTCGTGGCCTGACTACGGCGAGCTCACGCACCAGAAGCTCGACGACATGGCCTCGGCGACCGACGCCGACCCGCGCGGCAAGCGCGACCCGCGCGACTTCGCCCTCTGGAAGGGGACGAAGGAGGGTGAGCCGTCGTCGGCGAGCTGGGCCTCGCCCTGGGGCGCCGGCCGACCGGGGTGGCACATCGAGTGCTCGGCCATGTCGCGCCGCTACCTGGGCTCGGCGTTCGACATCCACGGCGGAGGCCTCGACCTGCGTTTTCCGCACCACGAGAACGAGCTGGCGCAGTCGACCGCAGCGGGCGACGCCTTCGCGACGCACTGGGTGCACAACGGGCTGGTCAACATCGACGGGCAGAAGATGTCGAAGTCGCTCGGCAACTCGATCTTCGCCTCCGAGTTCTTGGCCCTCGCGCGCCCCGTGGTGATCCGCTACTACCTCGGCGCCGCGCACTACCGCTCGACCGTCGACTACCACGACGGCTCGCTCGACGAGGCCGAAGCCGCGCTCGACCGGATCGAGACCTTCCTCGAGCGCGCTCAGCGCCGTCTCTCCGACACCCGATTCGCCGGCGTCGGCGCCCGCGATGTGCCGACCGCCTTCGCCGAGGCCATGGACGACGATCTCAACGTGCCGCAGGCGCTCGCCGTGCTGCACGACACCGTGCGCCGCGGCAACGCCGGCCTCGACGACGACGACCTCGACACGGCGGCTCGCGAATGGCAGCACACGCTCGCCATGGTGGCCGTGCTCGGCATCGACCCCGCGTCGCCCGAGTGGCGCGGCAGCGACGACTCGTCGGCGCACACCGCCCTCGCCACCCTCGTCGAGAAGCTGATCGAGGCACGCCAGAGCGCCCGCGAGGCCAAGGATTTCACGAACGCCGACCGCATTCGAGCCGACCTGGCCGCTGCGGGCATCACCATCGAAGACAGCTCGACCGGATCGCATTGGAGCCTGGAACAGTGA
- the rlmB gene encoding 23S rRNA (guanosine(2251)-2'-O)-methyltransferase RlmB, with amino-acid sequence MKNTSGARKGRPGAVRQGSKGKQVGSGGQGRQALEGKKPTPKAVDRPYHPAGKRKAAQERLETARGRAGSSAERPIRTARTATDRSAPPRGKKQADDSEIVTGRNSVLEALRARIPATALYLATRLEMDDRVKEVLTLATRRGIPVLEVMRPELDRLTGPDSVHQGLALKVPPYEYAHPTDLLDQAERRGQKPLFVALDGITDPRNLGAIIRSVAAFGGQGVIVPQRRSVGITASAWKTSAGAAARVPVAMAGNLTQTLKAFKERGVFVLGLDGGGDVQLPGLELADQPLVIVVGSEGKGLSRIVTETCDAIVSVPITAAAESLNAGIAASVTLYEISKLRAERRAAKK; translated from the coding sequence GTGAAGAACACCTCAGGAGCACGAAAGGGTCGCCCCGGCGCCGTCCGCCAGGGCAGCAAAGGCAAGCAGGTCGGGTCGGGCGGCCAGGGTCGTCAGGCCCTCGAGGGCAAGAAGCCCACGCCGAAAGCCGTCGATCGGCCCTATCACCCCGCCGGCAAGCGCAAGGCCGCCCAAGAGCGCCTCGAGACGGCCCGTGGCCGAGCCGGGTCGAGTGCCGAGCGCCCGATCCGCACGGCCCGCACGGCAACCGACCGCTCGGCACCTCCGCGCGGCAAGAAGCAGGCCGACGACAGCGAGATCGTGACCGGCCGCAACTCTGTGCTGGAGGCCCTCCGTGCCCGGATCCCGGCGACGGCCCTCTACCTGGCGACCCGCCTCGAGATGGACGACCGCGTCAAAGAGGTGCTGACGCTGGCGACCCGCCGTGGCATCCCGGTGCTCGAGGTCATGCGCCCCGAGCTCGATCGGCTCACCGGCCCCGACTCGGTGCACCAGGGGCTCGCCCTCAAGGTGCCGCCGTACGAGTACGCCCACCCGACCGATCTGCTCGACCAGGCCGAGCGCCGCGGGCAGAAGCCGCTCTTCGTCGCCCTCGACGGCATCACCGACCCGCGCAACCTCGGTGCGATCATCCGCTCGGTCGCCGCGTTCGGCGGCCAGGGCGTCATCGTGCCGCAGCGCCGCTCGGTCGGCATCACCGCGTCGGCGTGGAAGACGTCGGCCGGTGCCGCCGCGCGCGTCCCCGTCGCCATGGCCGGCAACCTCACGCAGACGCTCAAGGCGTTCAAAGAGCGCGGCGTGTTCGTGCTCGGCCTCGACGGCGGCGGCGATGTGCAGCTCCCAGGCCTCGAGCTGGCCGACCAGCCGCTCGTGATCGTGGTCGGCAGCGAGGGCAAAGGCCTGTCGAGGATCGTGACGGAGACGTGCGACGCAATCGTCTCGGTTCCGATCACGGCGGCTGCCGAGAGCCTGAACGCGGGCATCGCGGCGAGCGTCACCCTCTACGAGATCTCGAAGCTGCGCGCCGAGCGCCGCGCCGCCAAGAAGTAG
- a CDS encoding DUF4032 domain-containing protein → MTSLNITSATADPALLDLPWNLPLDVWPEDSIATLPKGISRHLVRFAYLSGYVIAIKETSGEMARSEYEMLRTLQRMDIPCVDPLAVITNRRDDDGNELNPVLVTRHLKFSLPYRALYSQTLRPDTATRLVDALALLLVRLHIIGFYWGDVSLSNTLFRRDAGAFAAYLVDAETGKLYPGGLSNGQRENDLEVARVNIAGELLDLEAGGRLDEEMDPVDISAGIVAKYRSLWKELTGTETFSDKERWRINDRVERLNDLGFDIEELAIKTTEGGSQVRIQPKVVDAGHHSRRLLRLTGLDAQENQARRLLNDLDAYAMRPEKQDLDEERVAHEWAARVFEPVVRAIPRDLRGRLEPAEIFHQLLEHRWYQSQAEGRDVPIAEALTSYVNDVLRHRRDESMVIAPETGSITLPVAIQAEQEMDAEDWRSKV, encoded by the coding sequence GTGACCTCGCTCAACATCACCTCGGCCACCGCCGACCCGGCCCTGCTCGACCTGCCGTGGAATCTGCCGCTCGACGTGTGGCCCGAAGACTCGATCGCGACGCTGCCGAAGGGCATCTCGCGGCACCTCGTGCGGTTCGCGTACCTCAGCGGCTACGTCATCGCGATCAAAGAGACCTCCGGCGAGATGGCCCGAAGCGAGTACGAGATGCTGCGGACGCTCCAGCGCATGGACATCCCGTGCGTCGACCCGCTCGCCGTGATCACGAACCGTCGCGACGACGACGGCAACGAGCTGAACCCGGTGCTGGTCACCCGTCACCTGAAGTTCTCGCTGCCCTACCGCGCGCTGTACTCTCAGACGCTACGGCCCGACACCGCGACCCGGCTCGTCGACGCCCTCGCCCTGCTGCTCGTGCGGCTGCACATCATCGGGTTCTACTGGGGTGACGTGTCTCTCTCGAACACCCTCTTCCGTCGCGATGCCGGCGCGTTCGCGGCCTACCTCGTCGACGCCGAGACCGGCAAGCTCTACCCCGGCGGCCTGTCGAACGGGCAGCGCGAGAACGACCTCGAGGTCGCCCGCGTCAACATCGCCGGCGAGCTGCTCGACCTGGAGGCCGGCGGTCGCCTCGACGAGGAGATGGACCCCGTCGACATCTCGGCCGGAATCGTCGCGAAGTACCGCAGCCTCTGGAAGGAGCTCACGGGCACCGAGACCTTCTCCGACAAGGAGCGCTGGCGCATCAACGACCGCGTCGAGCGCCTCAACGACCTCGGCTTCGACATCGAAGAGCTCGCCATCAAGACGACCGAGGGCGGCAGCCAGGTCAGGATCCAGCCCAAGGTCGTCGACGCCGGGCACCACTCGCGACGCCTCCTGCGCCTCACCGGCCTCGACGCGCAGGAGAACCAGGCCCGGCGCCTCCTCAACGATCTCGACGCCTACGCGATGCGGCCCGAAAAGCAGGATCTCGACGAAGAGCGAGTCGCCCACGAGTGGGCCGCCCGCGTGTTCGAGCCGGTGGTGCGGGCGATCCCCCGCGACCTCCGCGGTCGCCTCGAACCGGCCGAGATCTTCCACCAGCTGCTCGAGCACCGCTGGTACCAGTCGCAGGCCGAAGGCCGCGACGTGCCGATCGCCGAGGCCCTGACGTCGTACGTCAACGACGTGCTGCGCCACCGCCGCGACGAGAGCATGGTGATCGCGCCCGAGACGGGCTCGATCACCCTGCCCGTCGCCATTCAGGCCGAGCAGGAGATGGACGCCGAGGACTGGCGCTCGAAGGTCTGA
- a CDS encoding ABC transporter ATP-binding protein gives MASVTFDKATRLYPGSTRPAVDGIDLQVADGEFLVLVGPSGCGKSTTLRMLAGLEEVNSGDILIGDRNVTDVPPKDRDIAMVFQNYALYPHMTVAENMGFALKIAGVNKDERATRVLEAAKLLDLEPYLSRKPKALSGGQRQRVAMGRAIVRQPQVFLMDEPLSNLDAKLRVQTRTQIASLQRRLGVTTVYVTHDQTEALTMGDRIAVLKDGVLQQVGTPRDLYEKPDNVFVAGFIGSPAMNLLPADIVDGGIQFGTSVAAVERDITSQATQKSVTVGIRPEDVVVSTSGEGLKVAVDVVEELGADGYLYGHADVDGQRADIVARVDGRAHASAGDTVYITPIAHRIHVFNTESGLRLGDKAVVSA, from the coding sequence ATGGCGTCAGTGACGTTCGACAAGGCAACCCGTCTCTACCCGGGTTCCACCCGCCCCGCAGTCGACGGGATCGACCTGCAGGTCGCCGACGGCGAGTTCCTCGTGCTCGTCGGCCCGTCCGGTTGCGGAAAGTCGACCACTCTCCGAATGCTCGCCGGCCTCGAAGAGGTCAACTCGGGCGACATCCTCATCGGCGACCGAAACGTCACCGATGTGCCCCCGAAAGACCGTGACATCGCCATGGTCTTCCAGAACTACGCGCTCTACCCGCACATGACCGTCGCCGAGAACATGGGCTTCGCCCTGAAGATCGCCGGCGTGAACAAGGACGAGCGCGCCACCCGCGTGCTCGAAGCCGCCAAGCTGCTCGACCTCGAGCCCTACCTCAGCCGCAAGCCGAAGGCACTCTCGGGTGGTCAGCGTCAGCGCGTCGCCATGGGTCGCGCCATCGTCCGTCAGCCCCAGGTCTTCCTCATGGACGAGCCGCTGTCGAACCTCGACGCGAAGCTGCGCGTCCAGACCCGCACCCAGATCGCGTCGCTCCAGCGCCGCCTCGGCGTCACCACGGTCTACGTCACGCACGACCAGACCGAGGCCCTCACCATGGGTGACCGCATCGCCGTGCTGAAGGACGGCGTCCTGCAGCAGGTCGGCACCCCGCGCGACCTCTACGAGAAGCCCGACAACGTGTTCGTCGCCGGCTTCATCGGCTCGCCCGCCATGAACCTCCTGCCTGCAGACATCGTCGACGGCGGCATCCAGTTCGGCACCTCGGTCGCCGCGGTCGAGCGCGACATCACCTCGCAGGCCACGCAGAAGAGCGTCACCGTCGGCATCCGCCCCGAAGACGTCGTCGTCTCGACCTCGGGCGAGGGTCTCAAGGTCGCGGTCGACGTCGTCGAAGAGCTCGGCGCCGACGGCTACCTCTACGGTCACGCCGATGTCGACGGCCAGCGCGCCGACATCGTCGCTCGCGTCGATGGCCGCGCGCACGCGTCGGCCGGCGACACGGTCTACATCACGCCGATCGCCCACCGCATCCACGTCTTCAACACCGAGTCGGGTCTCCGCCTCGGCGACAAGGCAGTGGTCAGCGCGTAA